Proteins encoded in a region of the Bifidobacteriaceae bacterium genome:
- the rlmN gene encoding 23S rRNA (adenine(2503)-C(2))-methyltransferase RlmN gives MRRPPRHLADLTSEERDEWARELGLARMRVRQVARHYFAKLERAAAAMTDLPADGREELVDLLAPELLTEVTRRRADGGATVKTLYKLFDAARLETVLMGYPGRVTLCVSSQAGCGMGCPFCATGQLGLQRNLSAAEILEQVRLGAAAAAAGELGEGVPGRLSNVVFMGMGEPLANYRAAVTAARAISAPPPAGFGISARNLTVSTCGLVPAMEKLAGEGLPLRLAVSLHAPDDEARDRLVPVNRRYGVQAVIAAAHRYFQATGRRVSIEYALIRDINDQGWRASLLAKRLGRHGTGWVHINPIPLNPVPGSIWTASRPEVQAEFLRRLEDAGFAVTLRDTRGQEIDGACGQLAAREGMN, from the coding sequence GTGAGGCGGCCGCCGCGCCACCTCGCCGACCTGACCAGCGAGGAGCGCGACGAATGGGCGCGGGAACTGGGCCTGGCCCGCATGCGGGTCCGCCAGGTCGCGCGGCATTACTTCGCCAAGCTGGAGCGCGCCGCCGCGGCTATGACGGACCTGCCCGCCGACGGGCGCGAAGAACTGGTGGACTTGCTGGCGCCGGAATTGTTGACGGAGGTGACACGGCGGCGGGCGGATGGCGGCGCCACGGTCAAGACCCTCTACAAACTGTTCGACGCGGCCAGGCTCGAAACGGTGCTGATGGGGTATCCGGGCCGCGTCACCCTCTGCGTCTCCAGTCAGGCCGGCTGCGGCATGGGCTGCCCGTTTTGCGCCACCGGCCAACTCGGGCTGCAGCGCAACCTGTCCGCGGCGGAGATCCTCGAGCAGGTGCGGTTGGGCGCCGCGGCCGCGGCGGCCGGCGAACTGGGGGAGGGTGTGCCGGGGCGTCTCAGCAACGTGGTCTTCATGGGGATGGGCGAGCCACTCGCCAACTACCGCGCGGCGGTGACCGCCGCGCGGGCCATCTCCGCGCCGCCGCCCGCAGGCTTTGGCATCTCCGCCCGCAATCTGACCGTTTCCACTTGCGGCCTGGTGCCGGCCATGGAGAAGCTGGCGGGCGAGGGACTGCCGTTGCGCCTGGCCGTGTCGCTGCACGCGCCGGACGACGAGGCCCGCGACCGCTTGGTGCCGGTCAACCGCCGCTACGGGGTTCAAGCGGTCATCGCGGCCGCCCACCGCTATTTTCAGGCCACCGGACGGCGAGTCTCAATCGAATACGCGCTCATCCGCGATATCAATGACCAAGGATGGCGCGCATCGTTGTTGGCGAAACGCTTGGGAAGACACGGAACCGGTTGGGTCCACATCAACCCGATTCCGCTCAACCCCGTGCCGGGTTCCATCTGGACCGCCAGCCGTCCGGAGGTCCAGGCTGAGTTCCTGCGCCGGTTGGAGGATGCGGGCTTCGCGGTGACTTTGCGGGACACTAGAGGGCAGGAGATCGACGGCGCTTGCGGACAGCTGGCGGCTAGAGAGGGAATGAACTGA
- a CDS encoding phosphatidate cytidylyltransferase codes for MAVPTALGLIVLLLASVLFSPWPFLALVVVALGLALHELTQALARAGFHVPYVPLAVGAAFTQVAAARSGAPGVVVGVFLTLAAGVVWRVLEGDYRQAGDAVSRPGGSPPSPDPDLGGLSESSSPAASRGRHAAPAGAAPGRSLGGDVCAIAFATVYLPTLAALVVLLSFMPDGRWLVLLLVAVPVASDTGGYFAGSYLGRHKLAAQISPKKTWEGLAGSILLAVVAGVGGMLLMGRPWYFGLALGILGALAATLGDLAESLLKRAIGIKDMGSLLPGHGGVLDRVDSILMTAPFFYAVITLFGTEVFG; via the coding sequence GTGGCCGTTCCGACAGCCCTCGGTCTGATTGTCTTGTTGCTGGCCAGCGTGCTGTTCAGCCCGTGGCCGTTTCTGGCGCTGGTGGTTGTGGCTTTGGGGTTGGCCCTCCACGAGTTGACTCAGGCGCTGGCCCGCGCCGGCTTCCACGTGCCTTACGTCCCGTTGGCGGTGGGCGCCGCGTTCACGCAGGTGGCGGCCGCCCGTTCGGGCGCGCCCGGTGTGGTGGTGGGAGTTTTCCTGACTTTGGCGGCGGGTGTCGTGTGGCGCGTTTTGGAGGGCGACTACCGCCAAGCCGGCGATGCCGTGTCGCGGCCCGGCGGATCGCCCCCGTCGCCGGACCCGGACTTGGGCGGCCTTTCGGAATCGAGTTCTCCGGCCGCCTCGCGCGGCCGGCACGCCGCACCGGCCGGCGCGGCGCCGGGCCGCAGTCTTGGCGGGGACGTGTGCGCGATCGCCTTCGCCACCGTCTACCTGCCCACCCTGGCCGCTCTGGTGGTGCTGCTGAGCTTCATGCCGGACGGCCGCTGGCTGGTGTTGCTGCTGGTGGCGGTGCCGGTGGCCTCTGACACGGGCGGCTACTTCGCCGGCTCGTACCTGGGCCGCCACAAGCTGGCCGCCCAAATCAGCCCGAAGAAGACCTGGGAGGGCTTGGCCGGTTCCATCCTGTTGGCGGTCGTGGCGGGCGTGGGCGGCATGCTCCTCATGGGCCGCCCCTGGTACTTCGGGCTGGCCCTCGGAATCCTGGGGGCGCTGGCGGCGACTCTGGGGGACCTGGCCGAGTCGCTGCTGAAGCGGGCGATCGGCATCAAAGACATGGGCAGTTTGCTGCCCGGCCACGGCGGCGTGCTGGACCGGGTCGACTCGATTCTGATGACCGCCCCGTTCTTCTACGCTGTCATCACGCTGTTCGGCACCGAGGTGTTCGGGTGA
- a CDS encoding SLC13 family permease produces MASESTTQKSHHLHHLPDARLRIVTRRRIGLVLGPALFLVCYFAMPDVEPIGKIGAAGTRAAALVAGALCLMAVWWMTEVLPLYVTALIPLVAFPLLQVSDIQAAATPYANKIIFLFLGGFVLAMSMERWNLHRRVAIWVVLLVGSKPRSVIFGFMLATSFVSLWVSNTATAVMMLPIATSVLKLVESVTKRKDPKFRIAMVLSIAYGASIGSFGTPIASPPNAIALGYLAEQGINISFFDWMKIGMPLWAVFLVIGWFLLAFVTSSPASTGAIPGHKEILRAELMKLGRFQGPERRVGIIFLLCAFSWIFHGLIEDLLNITNSGVSDELIAVAVIFVFFLTPVSFKRPGRALMNWSDLKELPWGILYLFGGGLSMASQVDASGLALWIGERAEGLGGLHLFLLIVVCCALTWIITEFMSNTAAAATLIPIFGSVSMALGQSPAMLALPVAMAASCSFMMPAGTPPNAVAYSSGMITIGDMNKAGALIAVAGVIMVSVNMFIWGQVALGL; encoded by the coding sequence ATGGCGTCGGAGTCGACGACCCAGAAATCTCACCATCTCCACCACCTCCCGGACGCGCGCCTGCGGATTGTGACCCGGCGGCGCATCGGGCTAGTACTCGGGCCAGCCCTGTTCCTGGTCTGTTATTTCGCAATGCCGGACGTGGAGCCGATTGGGAAGATCGGGGCCGCGGGGACCAGGGCGGCGGCGTTGGTGGCCGGCGCGCTGTGCCTCATGGCCGTGTGGTGGATGACGGAAGTCCTCCCCCTCTACGTCACCGCTCTGATTCCGTTGGTGGCGTTCCCGCTGCTGCAGGTGAGCGACATTCAGGCCGCCGCGACGCCCTATGCGAACAAGATCATCTTCCTTTTCCTGGGCGGATTCGTGCTGGCCATGTCGATGGAGCGGTGGAACCTGCACCGCCGGGTCGCCATCTGGGTGGTGCTGTTGGTCGGCTCGAAGCCCCGGTCGGTCATTTTCGGCTTCATGCTGGCCACCTCCTTCGTCTCGTTGTGGGTGTCCAACACCGCCACGGCGGTCATGATGCTGCCAATCGCGACCTCTGTGCTGAAACTTGTGGAGTCGGTCACCAAACGCAAGGACCCGAAGTTCCGGATCGCCATGGTCTTGTCGATCGCCTACGGCGCGTCGATCGGCTCCTTTGGGACTCCGATCGCCTCGCCGCCCAACGCGATCGCGCTCGGCTACCTGGCCGAGCAGGGCATCAACATCTCGTTCTTCGACTGGATGAAGATCGGGATGCCGCTGTGGGCCGTCTTCCTGGTGATCGGCTGGTTCCTGCTGGCCTTTGTGACAAGCTCGCCGGCTTCGACGGGCGCGATTCCCGGCCACAAGGAAATCCTGCGGGCGGAATTGATGAAACTCGGGCGGTTCCAGGGGCCGGAACGCCGCGTCGGCATAATCTTCTTGCTCTGCGCGTTCTCCTGGATCTTCCACGGTCTCATTGAGGACTTGCTCAATATCACGAATTCGGGCGTTTCCGACGAGTTGATCGCGGTGGCCGTCATCTTCGTGTTCTTCCTCACTCCAGTGTCCTTCAAGCGGCCGGGCCGCGCCCTGATGAACTGGAGCGATCTGAAAGAGCTCCCGTGGGGCATCCTCTACTTGTTCGGCGGCGGGCTGTCGATGGCGTCCCAGGTCGACGCCTCCGGCTTGGCCCTGTGGATCGGCGAGCGCGCCGAAGGTTTGGGCGGTCTGCACCTCTTCCTGCTGATCGTCGTTTGCTGCGCGTTGACCTGGATTATCACCGAGTTCATGTCCAACACCGCCGCCGCCGCGACTTTGATCCCGATCTTCGGGTCGGTCTCCATGGCGCTGGGACAGTCGCCGGCCATGTTGGCGCTGCCGGTCGCCATGGCCGCGTCCTGCTCCTTCATGATGCCAGCAGGCACGCCGCCCAACGCCGTCGCCTATTCGTCCGGCATGATCACAATCGGGGACATGAACAAGGCGGGCGCGCTGATCGCGGTTGCCGGCGTCATCATGGTTTCTGTCAACATGTTCATCTGGGGCCAGGTCGCCCTCGGCCTGTGA
- a CDS encoding DivIVA domain-containing protein — protein MADLFRRVKSGRGYDTHEVDDFFARAQAVYEGRSAERMGPETVRTAAFSQVKGGYDEPQVDGALDRLDNAFTRKQRAEFIADNGQQAWLDKIVERATTLYDRLGRPDGEKFAPPERGQMGYDRSQVDALLHRLADYFNNGAPLTSSDVRHAVFTPVRGKRGYAMGPVDAYLDRALEVILAAE, from the coding sequence ATGGCAGATCTATTTCGCCGGGTCAAGAGCGGCCGGGGCTATGACACGCATGAGGTCGACGATTTCTTCGCGCGCGCGCAAGCGGTCTACGAGGGACGATCCGCTGAGCGAATGGGGCCGGAAACAGTCCGGACAGCGGCCTTCTCACAGGTCAAAGGCGGGTATGACGAACCGCAAGTAGACGGCGCCCTGGACCGGCTGGACAACGCCTTCACCCGCAAACAGCGCGCGGAGTTCATCGCCGACAACGGGCAGCAGGCTTGGCTGGACAAGATCGTCGAACGCGCGACCACCCTCTACGATCGCCTGGGCCGCCCGGACGGCGAAAAGTTCGCGCCGCCGGAGCGGGGCCAAATGGGCTATGACCGCAGCCAAGTCGACGCCTTGCTGCACCGGCTGGCCGACTACTTCAACAACGGCGCGCCGCTGACGTCATCGGACGTGAGGCATGCCGTTTTCACTCCTGTGCGGGGCAAACGGGGCTACGCGATGGGGCCTGTCGACGCCTATTTGGACCGGGCGCTGGAAGTCATCCTCGCCGCCGAATGA